Proteins encoded within one genomic window of Spirulina major PCC 6313:
- a CDS encoding glycosyltransferase family 4 protein: protein MSSLKIVHVITGLNVGGAEMMLYKLLSHQDKEQFESVVISLIDRGELGDRIAALNIPIYCLGLKSNTFSIVMVYELWQTIKKINPDVIQGWMYHGNLIALFIKLLRYPKVPVVWNVQSSLYSLKYEKITTALVIQLGRILDFHVNSTIYVSEIAKAQHHEFGFDNQKSIVIPNGFNVNSFQPSLQSYKEVRHELGLNHDCLIIGLIARFHPQKDHVTFLKSAHLLLQEKTDTNIAFLLCGTNIDNNNLVLINIIRELELVKNVYLLGERQDIPRLTAALDIATLSSAYGEACPNVIGEAMSCAVPCVVTDIGDSAWLVGETGKVVPPSNPEALADAWRELINLKDGRRNLGQKARQKIVNNLAIDVIVSQYEKLYHQITNMQG from the coding sequence ATGAGTTCTCTAAAAATCGTCCATGTTATAACAGGTTTAAATGTAGGTGGCGCAGAAATGATGCTATATAAGCTTTTATCTCATCAAGATAAAGAGCAATTTGAATCTGTAGTAATCTCTTTAATAGATAGAGGGGAATTGGGTGATCGCATTGCAGCCCTAAATATACCAATTTATTGTTTAGGATTAAAATCTAATACATTTTCTATTGTGATGGTTTATGAATTATGGCAAACAATTAAGAAAATCAATCCTGATGTTATCCAAGGTTGGATGTATCATGGTAATTTGATAGCACTATTTATAAAGCTTTTAAGGTATCCAAAAGTGCCTGTTGTATGGAATGTGCAAAGTTCTTTATACTCTTTAAAATATGAGAAAATCACGACTGCTTTAGTTATTCAACTGGGTAGAATACTGGATTTTCATGTTAACAGCACGATTTACGTCTCTGAAATTGCTAAAGCGCAACACCATGAATTTGGTTTTGATAATCAAAAAAGTATTGTAATACCGAATGGATTTAATGTAAATAGTTTTCAGCCTTCTCTGCAATCATATAAAGAAGTTAGGCATGAACTTGGACTAAATCACGACTGTCTAATTATAGGGCTAATAGCCCGTTTTCATCCTCAAAAAGATCATGTAACTTTCTTAAAATCTGCTCATTTATTACTTCAAGAAAAAACTGACACGAATATTGCTTTTTTATTATGTGGAACAAATATTGACAATAACAATTTAGTTCTAATAAATATAATCCGAGAGCTTGAGCTAGTAAAAAATGTTTATCTTCTAGGAGAACGTCAAGATATTCCTCGTTTGACAGCAGCATTAGACATTGCAACACTCTCTTCTGCTTACGGAGAAGCCTGTCCAAATGTAATTGGAGAAGCAATGTCCTGTGCTGTTCCTTGCGTCGTAACCGATATCGGTGATTCAGCCTGGCTAGTTGGAGAAACAGGGAAAGTTGTTCCACCTTCTAATCCAGAAGCTTTAGCTGACGCATGGAGAGAATTAATTAACCTGAAAGATGGCAGAAGAAATCTAGGTCAAAAAGCTAGGCAAAAAATAGTCAATAACTTAGCTATTGATGTGATAGTTTCTCAGTACGAAAAACTGTATCATCAAATAACTAATATGCAAGGGTAA
- a CDS encoding transposase: protein MSLDSYRKGCKVVLLADRGFVQTETMTLVRTFGWHYRIRIKSNTWVWHSAKGWSQPKAFHLKPGEALCWHNVKLHKGEWYGPVHVIXGRNNVNGEFWAVVSDEPTHLQTFAEYGLRFDIEEAFLDDQSGGWHLQSSQLRSVCVLSRLCFILALATLYVSAQGLEVVQSGKRRWVDPHWFRGNSYFRIGLEWIRTALLEGWRLIRLVAFFSNSDPEPAMASRPQHRQRSYRLEFQFCSFSYSPD, encoded by the coding sequence ATGTCGCTCGACTCCTACCGCAAGGGGTGTAAGGTGGTGCTGCTGGCTGACCGGGGCTTTGTGCAGACGGAGACTATGACGCTGGTGCGCACCTTCGGCTGGCATTATCGCATCCGCATCAAAAGCAATACCTGGGTTTGGCACTCTGCCAAGGGCTGGAGCCAACCAAAAGCGTTTCATCTCAAACCCGGTGAAGCCCTCTGCTGGCACAACGTCAAACTTCACAAAGGTGAATGGTATGGTCCGGTTCATGTCATTNTCGGTCGCAACAATGTCAATGGCGAGTTTTGGGCGGTTGTCAGTGATGAACCGACCCACCTCCAGACTTTTGCTGAGTATGGTCTCCGGTTTGATATCGAGGAGGCGTTTCTCGATGACCAGTCTGGGGGTTGGCACCTCCAATCTTCCCAACTTCGCTCAGTTTGTGTTCTTTCCCGTCTCTGCTTCATTCTGGCTCTGGCGACTCTCTATGTCTCAGCTCAGGGTCTTGAGGTTGTCCAATCGGGCAAGCGTCGCTGGGTTGACCCCCATTGGTTTCGCGGCAATAGCTATTTTCGTATCGGTCTTGAGTGGATTCGTACTGCTCTCCTTGAGGGCTGGCGCTTGATTCGGCTTGTTGCTTTCTTTTCTAATTCTGACCCTGAACCGGCTATGGCTTCTCGTCCTCAGCATCGGCAACGCTCTTATCGCCTTGAATTCCAGTTTTGCTCTTTTTCTTACTCCCCTGACTGA
- a CDS encoding IS1 family transposase (programmed frameshift) — translation MECRLCGHPKTHKHGKMPNGHQRYFCPHCQQTFAESFDTLYYYRHVTPEQIEQVLQAHSEGTSLRGVSRISGLAYNTVVSIIRAASAKALLVHNDQVQGVETEDVSADEMWSFVKKKKQCLPEEVEVGDCWIAMSLADSSGLILTARVGKHTDELIEELVVSTEGKTHCQQWNSDNWGGYERVLPLEIEHYIGKDQTQRLERTNGIIRQQTGRWHRRQNKFGKLWQQTKVTVRLVVSYFNWIWQHSRYKSTAAQRAGLTDHRWSWQDILSFPTII, via the exons ATGGAATGTCGGCTCTGCGGTCATCCCAAAACCCACAAACACGGCAAAATGCCCAATGGTCATCAACGCTACTTCTGCCCTCACTGCCAGCAAACCTTTGCCGAGAGTTTTGACACCCTCTACTACTATCGCCATGTTACTCCGGAGCAGATTGAGCAAGTACTTCAAGCCCACAGTGAAGGCACTAGCTTGCGAGGAGTCAGCCGCATCAGCGGATTAGCCTATAACACCGTGGTCAGTATTATTCGTGCCGCCAGTGCTAAAGCTTTGCTGGTTCATAACGACCAAGTGCAGGGCGTGGAAACGGAGGACGTGAGTGCTGATGAGATGTGGTCATTCGTGAAAAAAAAA AAACAATGCTTGCCCGAAGAAGTTGAAGTAGGCGATTGCTGGATTGCGATGAGTTTGGCAGATTCGAGCGGGTTAATCTTGACAGCACGAGTGGGGAAACACACCGATGAACTGATTGAAGAACTGGTGGTGAGCACGGAGGGAAAGACCCATTGCCAGCAATGGAATAGTGACAACTGGGGAGGATATGAGCGGGTACTGCCGCTGGAAATTGAGCACTACATTGGCAAAGACCAAACGCAACGGTTGGAGCGTACCAATGGAATTATCAGGCAGCAGACGGGTAGGTGGCATCGACGACAGAACAAGTTTGGCAAACTGTGGCAGCAGACAAAGGTGACGGTGCGTTTAGTGGTGAGTTATTTCAACTGGATCTGGCAGCACAGTCGCTACAAGAGCACGGCGGCACAACGAGCAGGATTGACTGACCATCGCTGGAGTTGGCAGGATATCCTCTCCTTCCCCACAATAATCTAA
- a CDS encoding PfkB family carbohydrate kinase, which translates to MIKSKISPRTVFVSGNFNVLHPGHLRLLRFAKECGDRLVVAVHSDRIAANAAHVPEQYRLEMVKANSWVDEAFIIDEPITKVLQRLQPAIVVKGKEHETQFNPESTVLQTYGGRLLFGSGEATFSSLDLIRNEFTQTNLQTIHLPQEFMARHGLTQADMVRRVEKFSNVRVCVVGDLIIDEYITCQPLGMSQEDPTIVVTPIDSTRFVGGAGIVAAHAAGLGAQAQFVSVTGVDSIQSFAQEELTSYGVKAHLISDDSRPTTLKQRFRSKGKTLLRVSHLHQGSISTQLQSKVLDRVVAALNKTDVLVFSDFNYGCLPQPLVDQIIHHAQKLGVMIAADSQSSSQVGDISRFQSMDLITPTEREARLSTRNHEDGLVVLAEQLRQQAYARNILLKLGSEGLLIHADADSNHSSDAGNWLTDRVPALNSSPKDVAGAGDSLLIASALTLVAGGTIWESACLGSLAAAIQVGRVGNSPVQRQELFLELGSIVN; encoded by the coding sequence TTGATAAAATCTAAGATTTCTCCCCGCACTGTTTTTGTCTCTGGTAATTTTAATGTGCTGCATCCAGGGCACCTGCGACTCTTGAGGTTTGCTAAGGAATGCGGTGATCGCCTAGTGGTGGCCGTACACAGTGATCGCATCGCAGCTAATGCCGCTCATGTGCCTGAGCAATACCGCCTCGAAATGGTCAAAGCCAACAGTTGGGTTGATGAAGCCTTTATCATTGATGAACCCATCACCAAAGTACTGCAACGGTTGCAACCCGCGATCGTGGTAAAAGGGAAAGAACATGAAACTCAATTTAACCCTGAATCAACCGTTCTTCAGACCTATGGCGGGCGACTCCTGTTCGGGTCTGGCGAAGCAACGTTCTCTTCCCTGGATCTCATCCGCAACGAATTCACTCAGACTAATCTGCAAACTATTCATTTACCCCAAGAATTCATGGCTCGTCATGGACTCACCCAAGCAGATATGGTACGACGGGTGGAAAAATTTTCTAATGTAAGAGTCTGTGTAGTTGGAGACTTAATTATTGATGAATACATCACTTGCCAGCCCCTGGGCATGTCTCAGGAAGACCCGACTATTGTAGTCACCCCCATTGACTCCACCCGCTTCGTAGGTGGAGCTGGTATCGTAGCAGCTCATGCCGCTGGCTTGGGAGCCCAGGCACAGTTTGTTTCAGTCACTGGAGTCGATAGTATCCAGAGTTTTGCCCAAGAAGAACTAACATCTTACGGTGTGAAGGCTCATCTCATCAGCGATGACAGTCGTCCCACAACTCTTAAGCAGAGATTTCGTAGTAAGGGCAAAACATTACTGCGAGTGAGCCATTTGCACCAAGGCTCCATCAGTACTCAACTGCAATCTAAAGTTCTGGACCGAGTCGTTGCGGCCCTTAATAAAACCGACGTATTAGTATTCTCCGACTTCAACTACGGTTGTCTGCCCCAACCTCTTGTAGATCAAATCATTCATCATGCCCAAAAACTTGGGGTAATGATAGCAGCCGACAGTCAATCCTCATCCCAAGTGGGAGATATCAGCCGCTTTCAAAGCATGGATTTAATCACTCCTACTGAGAGAGAAGCCCGTCTCAGCACCCGTAACCATGAAGATGGTTTAGTAGTACTAGCAGAGCAGTTACGGCAACAAGCTTACGCCCGCAATATTTTGCTGAAGCTCGGCAGTGAAGGGTTGCTTATTCATGCCGATGCCGATAGTAACCATAGCAGCGATGCAGGAAACTGGTTAACAGATCGAGTTCCAGCCCTCAACAGCTCGCCAAAGGATGTAGCCGGAGCAGGCGACTCCTTGTTGATCGCAAGTGCCCTAACCCTAGTTGCGGGTGGCACCATCTGGGAGTCAGCCTGTCTCGGCTCCTTAGCCGCAGCGATTCAAGTAGGGCGGGTTGGAAATTCTCCTGTACAGAGACAAGAGTTATTCCTAGAGTTAGGATCTATTGTCAATTAA
- a CDS encoding transposase, whose protein sequence is MSWAHRAHLTTCVWMVAALIQRGEVNLTRWLPYLPCRGHQAQSKQRRVSRWLHNSRINVHRLYKPLIQAALATWNEDCLYLSLDTSMYWDNYCLVRLAVVHRGRALTVVWRVLEHKSASIAFSDYRELLYQGANRLPQGVKVVLLADRGFVHLKAMQMLSQELGWHYRIRLKRNTWLWRAGKGWQQLKDFHLQRGEALCLHTVKLHKQEWYGPVHVALGYNNINGEFWAIVSDEPTNLQTFREYGLRFDIEEAFLDDQSSGWNLQKSELRSVCALSRLWFLLAVATLYVTAQGVVVVESGDRRRVDPHWFRGNSYFRIGWDWIKTALEQGWQLIRTVCFSQARDPEPAMASRKQHDRRTYQIEFNIRTYQYDPD, encoded by the coding sequence GTGTCCTGGGCACATCGGGCGCATCTGACCACCTGTGTGTGGATGGTAGCCGCCTTGATTCAGCGCGGTGAAGTCAACCTAACCCGCTGGCTACCCTACCTGCCTTGTCGTGGGCACCAAGCTCAAAGCAAGCAACGTCGGGTCAGCCGCTGGCTACACAACAGTCGCATCAATGTCCATCGGCTGTACAAACCGCTGATTCAAGCAGCGCTTGCCACTTGGAATGAGGACTGTTTGTATCTGAGCTTAGACACCTCAATGTACTGGGACAACTATTGCCTGGTGCGTTTGGCTGTGGTGCATCGAGGCCGAGCCTTAACCGTGGTGTGGCGAGTATTGGAACACAAAAGTGCCTCCATCGCTTTCAGCGACTATCGAGAGCTGCTCTACCAAGGCGCGAACCGATTGCCCCAAGGGGTGAAGGTGGTGTTGCTGGCCGACCGAGGCTTTGTCCACCTCAAGGCGATGCAGATGCTCAGTCAAGAGTTGGGCTGGCACTATCGCATTCGTCTCAAGCGCAACACCTGGCTCTGGCGGGCTGGTAAAGGCTGGCAGCAATTGAAAGACTTCCATCTCCAACGGGGGGAAGCCCTTTGTCTACACACCGTCAAACTCCACAAGCAGGAGTGGTACGGACCGGTTCATGTTGCCCTTGGCTACAACAACATCAATGGTGAGTTTTGGGCAATCGTCAGTGATGAACCCACTAACCTACAGACGTTCCGCGAATATGGCTTGCGCTTTGATATCGAGGAAGCGTTTCTCGATGACCAATCTAGCGGTTGGAATCTCCAGAAATCAGAACTGCGCTCCGTCTGCGCTCTGTCTCGCCTCTGGTTCCTCCTCGCGGTCGCGACGCTCTATGTCACGGCTCAAGGGGTCGTGGTGGTGGAGTCCGGAGACCGTCGCCGGGTAGACCCCCACTGGTTTCGTGGCAACAGCTATTTCCGCATCGGTTGGGACTGGATCAAAACCGCTTTGGAGCAAGGTTGGCAGCTCATTAGGACGGTCTGTTTTTCCCAGGCTCGTGACCCTGAACCCGCTATGGCTTCTCGAAAACAACACGACCGTCGCACCTATCAAATCGAGTTCAACATACGCACATACCAGTATGACCCTGACTAA